One genomic window of Chitinophagaceae bacterium includes the following:
- a CDS encoding acyl-CoA desaturase produces the protein MIIKTIVIFSVTYGSYGLIIADFLPMWSMFLLCILMGMGIAGLGFSVAHDAIHGAYSSNSKVNAVLGLTMNLIGGNRYVWSITHNVVHHTYTNIHEYDEDLELAPFIRLSKHKDYKPIHRFQHILAFLAYSLATIFWVFLKDFKKISQDDIGPYKNKKHPVSEIIMLILFKLIYYTYTIIIPLLVMDITWWQFIIGFLTVHMVAGFILGIVFQLAHTVEGTEHIKDDGEGTMEDSWAVHQMRTTSNFAMGNRFINWYVGGLNFQVEHHLFPRVCSVHYPAISKILKSTAEQFDVPYHYHEKFGGAVRSHYRYLKQLGRPTPRLAHSNQEAF, from the coding sequence ATGATCATTAAGACGATTGTGATTTTTTCTGTCACCTATGGTTCATATGGACTGATTATCGCTGATTTCTTACCCATGTGGTCAATGTTCCTGTTGTGCATTTTAATGGGAATGGGAATTGCCGGGTTGGGTTTTTCTGTGGCGCATGATGCTATTCATGGTGCTTATTCTTCCAATTCAAAAGTAAATGCTGTTCTTGGTCTTACGATGAACCTGATTGGTGGAAACAGGTATGTATGGAGCATTACCCATAATGTCGTACATCATACTTATACCAATATTCATGAGTACGATGAAGACCTCGAACTTGCACCTTTTATCCGTTTATCTAAGCACAAAGACTACAAACCTATTCATCGCTTTCAACACATTCTGGCTTTTTTAGCGTATTCTTTGGCCACCATTTTCTGGGTGTTCCTGAAAGATTTCAAGAAAATTTCGCAGGATGATATCGGACCTTACAAAAATAAAAAACATCCGGTTTCGGAAATTATCATGTTGATTTTATTTAAACTAATTTATTATACCTACACTATTATAATTCCATTGTTGGTAATGGATATCACCTGGTGGCAGTTCATCATTGGTTTTCTTACAGTGCATATGGTGGCTGGATTTATCTTAGGCATCGTTTTTCAATTAGCGCATACCGTAGAAGGCACTGAGCATATTAAGGATGACGGAGAGGGTACGATGGAAGATTCATGGGCTGTGCATCAAATGCGCACGACCAGTAATTTCGCGATGGGCAACCGTTTCATCAACTGGTATGTTGGTGGTTTGAATTTCCAGGTAGAGCATCATTTATTTCCCCGTGTTTGCAGCGTACACTATCCTGCTATCAGCAAAATATTAAAAAGTACAGCGGAACAGTTCGATGTGCCGTATCATTACCATGAAAAATTTGGAGGCGCTGTTCGATCACATTATCGTTATCTGAAACAATTGGGAAGACCCACTCCACGATTAGCGCACTCCAATCAGGAGGCCTTTTAA
- a CDS encoding T9SS type A sorting domain-containing protein: MISRKSICNTVLFLILAYSYTYAQQGPLPPFTIELEQVDAPQLPGIHSYVKAVSDDKWLIVTGRIDGLHSFFPNSAFAPAEANQSIIVIDTDDWQVWSASVTLLPYSIRTSLSVSNAEFIQQGNQLYIVGGYGFDSLTNSKITFPTLTAINVDAVINEVVSGNNNLSPYIRQISDTVLSVTGGALQKIGATFFLVAGHNFTGLYTKLPTNSFLQKYTNSISSFQLEDDGTNISITNFSKHTDTINFHRRDFNAIPLINGDGSESIGLYGGVFQYDKNLPYLNPVYINETAVITDTFFEQKMSQYTCPVIPCFDSVTHTMYTTFFGGISLYDCNDTSNIQEEDTLVPFINDITTVIRFENDSTTETVLPVKLSGLYGANADFFPVTNIPKYENGVLKLSALNGKQLIGYLYGGINTNKANEGYSYASNLVFRVYLTPDFATSTASNMLTDDFNIFPNPVYDHLQIRFSLNTSQRVAITLVNLFGEEIATLADGIFSTGNQQVYFNAAHLTNGIYAVRFISGENIITKKLMIIK; this comes from the coding sequence ATGATCTCACGGAAGTCAATCTGTAACACGGTCCTATTCCTGATATTGGCTTATAGTTATACTTATGCACAACAAGGTCCTTTGCCACCCTTTACTATTGAACTAGAACAGGTTGATGCACCACAATTGCCCGGAATACATTCATACGTAAAAGCTGTATCGGATGACAAATGGCTGATTGTTACAGGCAGAATTGATGGTTTACACAGTTTTTTTCCCAATTCCGCCTTTGCTCCTGCTGAAGCAAATCAATCGATTATAGTAATTGATACCGACGATTGGCAGGTGTGGTCAGCTTCCGTCACATTATTGCCCTATTCCATTCGCACTTCGCTTTCGGTAAGCAATGCAGAATTTATTCAGCAAGGCAATCAATTATATATTGTTGGCGGTTACGGATTTGATTCCTTGACGAATTCAAAAATCACCTTCCCGACACTTACCGCAATTAATGTTGATGCTGTAATTAACGAAGTTGTTTCCGGCAACAATAACCTGTCACCATATATCAGGCAGATTTCAGATACCGTCTTGTCAGTAACGGGAGGTGCTCTTCAAAAAATCGGAGCTACCTTCTTCCTGGTGGCAGGTCATAATTTCACCGGATTATACACTAAACTTCCAACCAATTCCTTCCTTCAAAAATACACCAACAGCATCAGCAGTTTTCAACTTGAGGATGATGGAACAAATATTTCTATCACCAATTTCAGCAAGCACACAGACACCATAAATTTTCATCGCCGTGACTTCAATGCGATTCCGTTAATAAATGGTGATGGGAGTGAATCTATCGGATTATACGGCGGCGTATTTCAGTATGACAAAAATCTTCCTTACCTCAATCCGGTTTATATTAATGAAACAGCAGTCATCACGGATACTTTCTTTGAACAGAAGATGAGTCAGTACACCTGTCCTGTGATTCCGTGCTTCGATTCAGTAACACATACCATGTACACTACTTTTTTTGGAGGCATTAGTTTATATGATTGCAACGATACTTCCAATATCCAGGAAGAAGACACACTTGTGCCGTTTATCAATGACATTACCACAGTTATCCGTTTTGAAAATGACAGTACAACAGAAACTGTTTTGCCGGTGAAATTATCCGGACTCTATGGAGCCAATGCAGATTTTTTTCCCGTTACGAATATTCCAAAATATGAAAACGGGGTGTTAAAACTAAGCGCCCTCAACGGTAAGCAATTGATCGGTTACCTCTACGGCGGCATTAATACCAATAAAGCGAATGAAGGTTATTCCTATGCAAGCAACCTGGTATTCCGGGTTTATCTGACTCCGGATTTTGCTACCAGTACAGCGTCCAATATGCTAACTGACGATTTTAATATTTTTCCAAATCCAGTATATGATCATTTACAAATCCGGTTTTCATTAAATACATCACAACGTGTTGCAATAACGCTGGTCAATTTATTTGGTGAAGAAATAGCCACTCTTGCTGACGGTATATTTTCAACGGGCAACCAACAGGTCTATTTTAATGCTGCACATCTTACCAATGGAATTTATGCCGTCCGTTTTATTTCCGGAGAAAATATCATCACAAAGAAGTTGATGATAATAAAATGA